The genomic window GTGAATCGTTATTTATCAGCGAATTTACTGCCGTTGGGAAAGCGGGAGATTTATATATATCTCCAGGAGTACCGGGAGATATTCAGCATTACTATATCGACGGTAGTACAGGGTTAATGATTCAATCTTCGGGGTTTGTGGCTTGTAGCACCACCGTAGAAATCGATACTAAGTTTCAAGGATTTAAAGGCTTTTTTAGTGGCGAATCCTTGTTTTTAATTAAAACCACTGGACGAGGTGATATTTGGTTTAGCTCTTATGGAGCAATTATTGAAATTCCCGTCGCTGGCGATTATGTAGTCGATACGGGTTACATTGTGGCGTTTGAAGATACTTTAAACTACAGTGTTGAGGCTTTGGGCGGACTATCTTTTAGAGGGCTAAGAACGGGCATTTTAGGCGGAGAAGGGCTAGTTTGTCGGTTTCGAGGAGAAGGGCGATTATGGGTACAATCTCGTAATCTCTATACTTTAATTAACTTTTTAAATCCCTTCCGTCCTACGAAAGATTAAACAGCGATTATGTCCTCAGCAAATTACAGTAGTCGCAACCAGCCTCCTAGCAATCGTCAGTTATTAATTTTATTGGGCATTTTTGCCGGATTTACCATCGGGATTATTTGGTTAATTGGTTGGATTGCAAGTAGCATAGTCTG from Synechocystis sp. PCC 7509 includes these protein-coding regions:
- a CDS encoding TIGR00266 family protein, whose translation is MTVKNNEIAYEITHAPAYASLKLCLQPNQTVFVESGGMAAMDTWIKMQSKVQGGLMKGLGRMLGGESLFISEFTAVGKAGDLYISPGVPGDIQHYYIDGSTGLMIQSSGFVACSTTVEIDTKFQGFKGFFSGESLFLIKTTGRGDIWFSSYGAIIEIPVAGDYVVDTGYIVAFEDTLNYSVEALGGLSFRGLRTGILGGEGLVCRFRGEGRLWVQSRNLYTLINFLNPFRPTKD